The Benincasa hispida cultivar B227 chromosome 11, ASM972705v1, whole genome shotgun sequence genome has a segment encoding these proteins:
- the LOC120091765 gene encoding probable aspartyl protease At4g16563: MASSVFVLLLCFLLSSPVFSSQLLLLPLSHSLSSSISDFNNTHNLLKSTAARSSARFHHRRRTQHHNHLSLPLSPGGDYTLSFNLGSESHKISLYMDTGSDLVWFPCSPFECILCEGKPKVQSPLPKISNNKSVSCSAPACSAAHGGSLSASHLCAISQCPLESIEISECSSFSCPPFYYAYGDGSLIARLYRDSLSLPAPAPSPAINVRNFTFGCAHTALGEPVGVAGFGRGTLSMPSQLATFSPQLGNRFSYCLVSHSFAAERVRRPSPLILGRYYGGETEFIYTSLLENPKHPYFYSVGLTGISVGNMMIPAPEFLKKVDEGGSGGVVVDSGTTFTMLPAGLYDSVVAAFENRTGRVANRARRIEENTGLSPCYYYENSVEVPRVVLHFVGEKSSVLLPKKNYFYEFLDGGDGVGKKRKVGCLMLMNGGDEAELAGGPGATLGNYQQQGFEVAYDLAKNRVGFARRQCSTLWDSLNRS; this comes from the coding sequence ATGGCTTCCTCTGTTTTTGTCCTCCTCCTCTGTTTTCTCCTTTCTTCCCCTGTTTTCTCCTCACAACTTCTCCTTCTACCTCTCTCCCATTCCTTATCATCCTCAATATCAGATTTCAACAACACCCACAACCTCCTCAAATCCACCGCCGCCCGCTCCTCCGCCCGTTTCCACCACCGCCGCCGTACTCAACACCACAACCACCTCTCTCTGCCCCTCTCCCCTGGCGGGGATTACACTCTCTCCTTCAACCTCGGCTCTGAGTCTCATAAAATTTCCCTCTATATGGACACTGGCAGCGACCTCGTTTGGTTCCCCTGTTCCCCGTTTGAATGCATTCTTTGTGAAGGCAAACCAAAAGTTCAATCCCCTCTCCCCAAAATCTCAAATAACAAATCAGTTTCCTGCAGCGCCCCCGCCTGCTCCGCCGCCCACGGTGGATCCCTCTCCGCTTCCCACCTCTGTGCAATTTCTCAATGTccacttgaatccattgaaatTTCGGAGTGCTCCTCTTTTTCCTGTCCCCCGTTTTATTACGCTTACGGCGATGGGAGTTTAATTGCTCGGCTTTATAGAGATAGCCTCAGTTTGCCGGCGCCGGCACCGTCACCGGCGATTAATGTTCGGAATTTTACTTTTGGGTGTGCCCACACGGCGCTCGGCGAGCCGGTTGGGGTTGCTGGATTCGGCCGGGGGACGTTGTCGATGCCGAGTCAACTCGCCACTTTCTCACCCCAACTGGGGAACCGGTTTTCTTATTGTTTGGTTTCTCACTCGTTTGCAGCGGAGCGAGTTCGCCGCCCGAGTCCGCTGATTCTCGGCCGGTACTACGGCGGCGAAACGGAGTTCATTTACACTTCCTTGCTTGAGAATCCAAAGCATCCTTATTTTTACTCTGTTGGGTTGACCGGAATTTCAGTCGGGAATATGATGATTCCGGCGCCGGAGTTTTTGAAAAAAGTGGACGAGGGTGGTAGCGGCGGCGTTGTGGTGGATTCCGGCACTACTTTTACTATGTTGCCAGCAGGTTTGTATGACTCGGTGGTGGCTGCGTTTGAGAATCGGACCGGAAGAGTTGCGAACCGGGCGAGACGGATTGAAGAAAATACCGGGTTGAGTCCTTGCTATTACTACGAGAACTCAGTTGAAGTGCCACGTGTCGTGTTGCATTTTGTTGGGGAAAAATCTAGTGTGCTGCTTCCTAAGAAGAATTATTTCTACGAGTTTTTGGACGGTGGAGATGGGGTTGGGAAGAAGAGAAAAGTTGGTTGTTTGATGCTGATGAACGGTGGGGATGAGGCTGAGCTGGCAGGTGGGCCCGGGGCCACGCTTGGGAACTACCAACAACAGGGTTTTGAAGTGGCTTATGATTTGGCAAAGAATCGGGTCGGGTTCGCCCGGCGGCAGTGCTCCACTCTTTGGGACAGCTTGAACCGGAGTTAG